The proteins below are encoded in one region of Aphelocoma coerulescens isolate FSJ_1873_10779 chromosome 4, UR_Acoe_1.0, whole genome shotgun sequence:
- the LOC138109282 gene encoding 16 kDa beta-galactoside-binding lectin → MEKGVVVTQLDVEPGECIKVKGKIQSDAKGFAVNVGKNSNTLMLHFNPRFDCHGDVNTIVCNSKEDGMWGEEDRKADFPFQHGDKIEMCISFDETEATVKLPEAEFKFPNRLGMDKIEYLAVEGDFKVKAIKFS, encoded by the exons ATGGAGAAA GGAGTGGTTGTTACTCAGCTGGACGTTGAGCCTGGTGAGTGCATCAAGGTCAAAGGGAAGATCCAGTCTGATGCCAAAGG GTTTGCTGTGAATGTCGGGAAGAACAGCAACACCCTCATGCTGCATTTCAACCCTCGCTTTGACTGTCATGGGGATGTCAACACCATCGTATGTAATTCCAAGGAGGATGGCATGTGGGGGGAGGAGGACAGGAAGGCTGACTTTCCCTTCCAGCATGGTGACAAGATTGAG ATGTGCATCTCCTTTGATGAAACCGAGGCAACGGTGAAGCTGCCCGAGGCAGAATTCAAGTTCCCAAATCGGCTGGGCATGGACAAAATTGAATACCTGGCTGTGGAGGGTGACTTCAAAGTCAAAGCCATTAAGTTCAGCTAA
- the SOWAHB gene encoding ankyrin repeat domain-containing protein SOWAHB — translation MARELSQEAVLDFLWAAGGRAPNTALLRHFQRFLRDPALTEQQRRERREYFKSLVNSLATVHPAAVPGASKDIVLRRRYRDLLDEELPEEQREQEEEKKEPEPEPPPRRDPDGRRGPRGEAAEQGWPGGAGGCAARGRGGPCCECRRARRAAAAVPAPGSGTPPAPRPPRSRSPPPPPQPPPYRTQPLSSGPWALRPGGTARPRPPALPSGPGALSPAVPPRSLSPPLPAAGLPSARPSRSRTPPLPLGPEMPPPYRLPQTRSAPQPATGMPSLKAPLPSASPGRRPPAGPIQSPLLSSGPRALSPPDLPPSSLPLLSRTDLPPSRSLPLLSAPEVLPLSRSLQALPAGPSSSPLLLSGPEVLPSTRLPPSQSRSLQQLPTRPSPDLPRGPRGLTPKGPTQPQVLRLYPCQSLTLPSCPGILPPTRPPPQSLPQSPTLPSPSRSLQPPLASSPPSQSLLPAQGPAVPQAPESQPPAPLPVFRSIRCQLALSEVQGTPPSLHDDCGRQPRSVLSKSSPRNAASRGPLVPLGQREHAWLVAMSAGCWAQVRGLFLEEPELALQRDFISGFTVLHWLAKHGDGPGLQELAAAAQQVGLALDVDARSGCGYTPLHLAAIHGHQLVIKVLVLQLGCQVQVRDGSGRRPWEYLGSSTSGEIWQLLEAPRGTIMFPTQPLARSVSSVSKVSPSTGRAALPACIRVQLGRGAASHQPGSDSD, via the coding sequence ATGGCGCGGGAGCTGAGCCAGGAGGCTGTGCTGGACTTCCTCTGGGCGGCCGGGGGGCGAGCCCCCAACACGGCTCTGCTCCGCCACTTCCAGCGGTTCCTCCGCGACCCGGCACTGACGGAGCAGCAGCGGCGGGAGCGCCGCGAGTACTTCAAGAGCCTCGTCAACTCCCTGGCCACCGTCCACCCCGCCGCCGTCCCTGGCGCCTCCAAGGACATCGTCCTCCGCCGCAGGTACCGCGACCTCCTCGATGAGGAGCTGCCGGAGGAACagcgggagcaggaggaggaaaagaaggagccggagccggagccgccGCCCCGACGCGACCCCGACGGGCGGCGCGGCCCCCGCGGGGAGGCGGCGGAGCAGGGTtggcccggcggggcggggggctgcgcggcccggggccgcggcgggcCGTGCTGCGAGTGCCGCCGGGCGcgccgcgctgccgccgccgtcCCCGCGCCGGGCTCCGGGACACCGCCCGCCCCCcggccgccccgctcccgctccccgccgccccccccgcAGCCGCCCCCGTACCGGACCCAGCCGCTGTCCTCGGGCCCCTGGGCGCTTCGCCCCGGCGGCACGGcgcgcccccggcccccggcgcTACCGTCGGGTCCTGGGGCGCTGTCCCCTGCTGTGCCGCCCCGGTCCCTATCACCGCCGCTGCCTGCCGCCGGGCTGCCCTCTGCCAGACCGTCCCGGTCCCGGACACCACCACTGCCATTGGGCCCGGAGATGCCGCCTCCCTACAGGTTGCCTCAGACCCGATCTGCGCCGCAGCCCGCGACTGGGATGCCCTCACTGAAGGCCCCACTGCCCTCAGCAAGCCCGGGGAGGCGACCCCCCGCCGGACCCATCCAGTCCCCGCTGCTGTCATCGGGCCCCAGGGCGCTGTCGCCTCCCGACCTGCCGCCATCCTCCCTGCCGTTGTTGTCCCGCACCGACCTGCCCCCGTCCCGATCCTTGCCGTTGCTGTCCGCCCCGGAGGTGCTGCCCCTGTCCCGGTCCCTGCAGGCACTCCCTGCCGGCCCCTCCTCATCCCCACTGCTTTTATCAGGCCCCGAAGTGCTCCCCTCCACCAGGCTGCCCCCATCGCAGTCCAggtccctgcagcagctccccaccAGGCCATCCCCAGACTTGCCGAGGGGACCCAGGGGTCTGACCCCCAAGGGACCAACCCAACCTCAAGTCCTGCGGCTGTACCCATGCCAAAGCCTGACACTGCCGTCATGTCCTGGGATCCTGCCCCCCACCAGGCCCCCCCCACAATCTCTGCCACAGTCCCCCACTCTACCATCCCCATCCCgctccctgcagccaccccTTGCCAGCTCACCCCCATCCCAGTCcttgctgccagcacagggccCCGCAGTACCCCAAGCCCCAGAGAGCCAGCCCCCAGCACCGCTGCCTGTTTTCCGGAGCATCAGGTGCCAGCTCGCTTTGTCGGAGGTGCAGGGCACCCCCCCATCACTGCACGATGACTGTGGGCGGCAGCCCCGCTCCGTGCTCTCCAAGAGCTCCCCCAGGAATGCCGCAAGCCGGGGGCCATTGGTGCCGCTGGGACAGCGGGAGCACGCCTGGCTGGTGGCAATGTCAGCGGGCTGCTGGGCTCAGGTGCGGGGGCTCTTTCTGGAAGAGCCTGAGCTGGCCCTGCAGAGGGACTTCATATCAGGTTTCACGGTCCTTCACTGGCTGGCCAAGCACGGCGACGGGCCGGgcctgcaggagctggcagcGGCGGCGCAGCAGGTTGGGCTGGCCCTGGATGTGGATGCCCGCTCGGGCTGCGGGTACACGCCGCTGCACCTGGCTGCCATACACGGCCACCAGCTTGTCATCaaggtgctggtgctgcagctggggtgcCAGGTGCAGGTGCGGGACGGCAGCGGGCGCCGGCCGTGGGAATACCTGGGCAGCTCCACCTCGGGGGAGAtctggcagctcctggaggCACCCCGTGGCACAATCATGTTCCCCACGCAGCCCCTGGCCCGCAGCGTGTCCTCTGTCAGCAAGGTCTCGCCGTCCACTGGTAGGGCAGCACTGCCTGCCTGCATCAGGGTGCAGCTCGGCCGTGGGGCAGCGTCCCACCAACCCGGCAGTGACAGTGACTGA